The DNA region GAGCGCCGCCGGCTACGTTCGCGTGGCGGCACGATACACCTCAATGATGACGGGTGGAAACAAGGTTCGGTTACGGAGGCGGCGCGGCAAAGACGCGCGGTGCTTTACAGTTCCCTACGGACCAATCTCGCCGTCACCCTGAGAGCCTGACTGATAAATGGGGGTGAGTGATCCCAGCGAGGTGTGATTCCATCGGATTTGCAAAGATTCGAAGGAGATCACGATGCCCTGGACTGAAATCACTCGAAAGCAATATCGGCGGGACGACCTGCGTTATGCAAGCGATATGACAGATGCGGAATGGAGGCTGATCAGGCGCCTTCTGCCGCGAGCACACCGGCGTGGCCGACCGCGCCGAACCGATCTTCGTAGTGTTGTGGAGGCGGTTCTCTACATTCTATCGACAGGATGCCAGTGGCGGGCACTGCCGCAGGAGTTCCCACCCTATTCGACGGTGCAGGGTTATTTTTACGCGTGGCGAGATACGGGTCGATGGCAGAAGATCGCCAGCGTTCTTGTTCAGCGGGCGCGAAAAAAGCTGGGACGTGCTTCAAAGCCGACAGCTGCCGTGATCGACAGCCAAAGTGCGCCGACCACGCAGGCCGGCGGGCCTCGTGGCTACGACGCGGGGAAGCGCATCTACGGCCGCAAGCGGCACATTGTGACCGACACCAATGGCCTGCTCCTCGGAGTTCATGTGCATCCGGCCAACGTCCAGGACTGCCATGGTGCGGTACCGTTGCTGAAGATGGTACGGACGCAATTCCCTCGGCTGGGACACGTTTTTGCCGATCGGATCTATCGTGGGAAGCAGCTTCTCGACGCCCTCTCGGACTGCGGTCCATGGACCATCGAGATCGTCGAGCGGCCTCAAGGCGTCAAAGGCTTCCAGCTGCTGCCGCGACGATGGGTTGTTGAACGGACATTCGCTTGGTTCGGCAGATGTCGACGTCTCGCCAAGGACTTCGAGGCCGCCACAGCCACCGAAGTCGCATGGTTACTCCTCGCCCACATCAGGCTCCTGACCCGCAGACTTGCCGCCGCTCATAGCGATTGACGGCATTATGAGTCAGACTCTGAGGAGGTCGCGAAGCGACCGTCTCGAAGGGGCGACGGCCCGGCTGGCGGCCGTGCATCCTTCGAGGCTCGCTTCGCGAGCGCCTCAGGATGACGGGTCATCTGTCGTAACCTACTTCGCCACGATCTCCGGCACCTTGCCTGCGGGCGGTGTGTTGCGGCTGCGCTGGGTGCGGACGATGCCGTCGATGATGGTCATGCCGATGCCCGGGAGATCGCCGAGCTGAACGCTCTCCAGGATGTTCTTGCCCGGCGAATGCTGCGCCTTGTCCATCAGCACGAAATCGGCGGAACGGCCGACCTCGATCAGGCCGCAATCGAGCTCGCGCATCCGGGCGGTGTTGCCGGTCGCAAGGCAGAACGCCAGCTCGGCCGGCAGCTCGCCGAGCGAGGACAACAGCGAAACCATGCGCAGGATGCCGAGCGGCTGCACGCCGGAGCCGGCCGGCGCATCGGTGCCGAGGATGACGCGATGCAGATCGCCCATCTCGCGCGCGATGCGCAGCGTGAACAGCGCCGAGCGCTCATTGCCGTTGTGCACCAGCTCGAGCCCGCGTTTGCAGCCCTCACAGATGCAGCGGATCTGGTCGTCGGGAAGGGCGGTGTGGCCGCCATTGATGTGGCCGACCACGTCGGTGTCGGCTTCCAGCACCACGTCCTTGTCGATCAGGCCGGAACCGGGGATCGAAGGACCGCCGGTGTGGATCGTGCTCTGAATGCCGTATTTGCGCGCCCAGCCGACCATTTTCCGCGCCGTCGGCCCGTCCTTCACACCACCTAGCCCGACCTCGCCGAGCAGCTTGACGCCGGCGGCGGCCATTTCCTTGAAGTCGTCCTCCACCATCTCGCACTCGATCACGGGCGCGCCGGCATGCACCTTCACGCCGCCTGGCCGCAGCGTCCAGAATGCGCGCTGCGCGAAGATCGCCATCGCCTTCAACCCGACCACGTCGCGCGGCCGGCCGGGCATATGCACTTCGCCGGCGGAGATCATGGTGGTGACGCCGCCATGCAGATAGCTGTCGATCCAGTTGGTCTGGTTCTGCCGCGGCGTCCAGTCGCCGGCGACGGGATGGACGTGGCTGTCGATCAGGCCGGGCGCGACCGTCGTGCCGTTGGCATCGACGATGGTGGTGGCGCCTTCGGTGTCGACGTCCTTGAAGCGGCCGATCGCTGTGATCCTGCCGTTCTCGGCGACGATGGTATCGGCGTCCAGGATCGGCCTCTCCAGGGCTCCCGACAGCAGTAGCCCGATATTGCGGATCACCAGCTTGCTGGGGCCGGTGGCCTGGGGCGCGTCGTGAGCCATGGGTGTTTTCCTTTTTTCTTTCCGAAATTACCCGGGAATTTGAGCCCGGCTTGACTTTTCGATCAAGCCGGATTATTCGTTTGTATACGAATGATCGTATACAAACGATCCGGCCGGTCAACTGGTTCAGGCCCTTGCCCGCCGCAGCACAAATCGGGGATTGGTGCGATGAGCAATTTCAACCAGGAAAGCGTCCTCAGCGTTCATCACTGGACCGACACGCTGTTCTCCTTCAAAACCACACGCAATCCGTCGTTCCGCTTCCGCAACGGCGAGTTCACCATGATCGGGCTCAAGGTCGGCGAGAAGCCGCTGCTGCGGGCCTACAGCGTCGCCAGCGCGAATTATGAGGACACGCTCGAGTTCTTCTCGATCAAGGTTCCGGACGGCCCGCTGACCTCGCGCCTCCAGCACCTGAAGGAAGGCGACGAGATCATCGTCAGCCGCAAGGCCACCGGCACGCTGGTCATCGACAACCTCGAGGACGGCCGCAACCTCTATCTGATCGGCACCGGCACGGGGCTTGCGCCGTTCCTCAGCGTGATCAAGGATCCCGAGACCTATGACCGCTTCGAGAAGGTCGTGCTGCTGCACGGCTGCCGCCGCGTCAAGGAGCTCGCCTATGGCGAGATGATCACCGAGAAACTGCCGCAGGACGAAC from Bradyrhizobium sp. B124 includes:
- a CDS encoding IS5 family transposase; the protein is MPWTEITRKQYRRDDLRYASDMTDAEWRLIRRLLPRAHRRGRPRRTDLRSVVEAVLYILSTGCQWRALPQEFPPYSTVQGYFYAWRDTGRWQKIASVLVQRARKKLGRASKPTAAVIDSQSAPTTQAGGPRGYDAGKRIYGRKRHIVTDTNGLLLGVHVHPANVQDCHGAVPLLKMVRTQFPRLGHVFADRIYRGKQLLDALSDCGPWTIEIVERPQGVKGFQLLPRRWVVERTFAWFGRCRRLAKDFEAATATEVAWLLLAHIRLLTRRLAAAHSD
- a CDS encoding amidohydrolase family protein; this translates as MAHDAPQATGPSKLVIRNIGLLLSGALERPILDADTIVAENGRITAIGRFKDVDTEGATTIVDANGTTVAPGLIDSHVHPVAGDWTPRQNQTNWIDSYLHGGVTTMISAGEVHMPGRPRDVVGLKAMAIFAQRAFWTLRPGGVKVHAGAPVIECEMVEDDFKEMAAAGVKLLGEVGLGGVKDGPTARKMVGWARKYGIQSTIHTGGPSIPGSGLIDKDVVLEADTDVVGHINGGHTALPDDQIRCICEGCKRGLELVHNGNERSALFTLRIAREMGDLHRVILGTDAPAGSGVQPLGILRMVSLLSSLGELPAELAFCLATGNTARMRELDCGLIEVGRSADFVLMDKAQHSPGKNILESVQLGDLPGIGMTIIDGIVRTQRSRNTPPAGKVPEIVAK
- a CDS encoding ferredoxin--NADP reductase, with amino-acid sequence MSNFNQESVLSVHHWTDTLFSFKTTRNPSFRFRNGEFTMIGLKVGEKPLLRAYSVASANYEDTLEFFSIKVPDGPLTSRLQHLKEGDEIIVSRKATGTLVIDNLEDGRNLYLIGTGTGLAPFLSVIKDPETYDRFEKVVLLHGCRRVKELAYGEMITEKLPQDELIGDLVRDQLIYYPTVTRDPFHNRGRITDLITSGKLFADIGLPALDAAHDRVMICGSPALVADTRTLLGGRGFVEGNHGEPAQFVVEKAFAER